One window from the genome of Dyadobacter sp. CECT 9275 encodes:
- a CDS encoding VOC family protein, which produces MSNPLISGIQQVGIGVQNVPEAWAWYRRVLGFDVPVFDEKAEAPLMTPYTGGKVHSRQAALVLNMAGGGGLEIWSFTSRLSQPLNFKLEMGDLGINAIRFKARDIRQAHAWVKAASKEAVGPVVQLPEGEGFWGNDPYGNIFQITSDTSWFQKTAKPVGGVAGVFVGVADMDKSIGFYQNLLGKLEVVYDKTGVFEDLPTAIPGQRYRRVLLRKNFTAYGAFSRLLGNTQIELLQALDRTPKKLFENRYWGDCGYIHLCFDTLDMDTLKARLQSEGYPFTIDSESSFGMESAAGRFAYLEDPDGTLIELVETHKLPILKKIGWFLDIRKRKHQNPLPDWMLKTMGLNRVKD; this is translated from the coding sequence ATGAGTAACCCACTAATTTCCGGTATACAGCAAGTTGGTATTGGTGTTCAGAATGTCCCCGAGGCATGGGCATGGTACCGTCGCGTACTTGGTTTTGATGTGCCGGTCTTTGATGAGAAAGCGGAGGCGCCCCTCATGACGCCTTATACCGGCGGCAAAGTTCATTCGCGCCAGGCAGCACTGGTATTGAATATGGCGGGAGGTGGCGGGCTGGAAATCTGGTCGTTCACTAGCCGACTGTCTCAGCCCCTGAACTTTAAACTGGAAATGGGTGATTTAGGAATTAATGCCATCCGTTTCAAAGCGCGGGACATCAGACAGGCACATGCATGGGTAAAGGCGGCGTCGAAAGAAGCGGTAGGTCCTGTGGTGCAGCTTCCCGAAGGTGAAGGGTTCTGGGGAAATGATCCTTACGGCAATATATTTCAGATTACGAGTGATACGTCCTGGTTTCAGAAAACAGCAAAACCAGTCGGCGGTGTTGCCGGGGTGTTTGTCGGGGTTGCGGATATGGATAAATCTATAGGCTTTTATCAGAACCTTTTAGGGAAGCTGGAAGTGGTTTACGATAAAACCGGCGTTTTTGAAGATTTACCAACAGCAATACCTGGCCAGCGGTATCGCAGGGTGTTGCTCAGAAAGAATTTTACGGCCTATGGCGCTTTTTCCAGATTATTGGGAAATACACAGATCGAACTTCTCCAGGCGCTTGACCGGACGCCAAAAAAATTGTTTGAAAACCGTTACTGGGGTGATTGCGGTTATATCCACCTGTGTTTTGATACACTGGACATGGATACACTGAAAGCCCGGCTCCAGTCCGAAGGATACCCTTTTACTATAGACAGTGAATCTTCATTTGGGATGGAATCTGCGGCCGGGCGCTTTGCCTATCTGGAAGATCCCGACGGTACACTTATAGAATTAGTTGAAACGCATAAGTTACCCATTCTGAAAAAGATAGGCTGGTTCCTGGATATCCGTAAGCGCAAACATCAGAATCCGTTGCCCGACTGGATGCTTAAAACGATGGGCTTAAACCGTGTGAAAGATTAA
- a CDS encoding DUF4136 domain-containing protein, producing MRRFILPFAALLVVIVVAGCSSGRKVFVEHDYSYETNFKDYSSYTFLECERDTNNLCTEIYEAIRRQMQVRGYKLTAEKPTLLVNYGIFYDNLRYQGYMQPVIKNWVDTENDGFRYEPIKYALDKGTLIVSLIDAESDQVVWRGYASGIFKGSENSNNHYRSVVRRIFDQYPLFAKGYDPRRYSEQVGR from the coding sequence ATGCGTAGATTTATTTTACCTTTTGCAGCTTTACTCGTAGTTATTGTCGTAGCAGGATGTTCAAGTGGACGTAAAGTTTTTGTAGAACACGACTATAGCTATGAAACCAATTTTAAAGATTATTCTTCATACACCTTTCTGGAATGTGAGCGGGATACCAATAATCTTTGTACAGAAATATATGAGGCCATCCGCCGGCAGATGCAGGTAAGAGGCTACAAACTTACCGCCGAAAAACCAACCCTGCTTGTTAATTATGGTATCTTTTACGACAATCTGAGATACCAGGGGTATATGCAGCCGGTAATCAAAAACTGGGTGGATACAGAAAACGATGGCTTCAGATACGAACCGATAAAATATGCGCTTGACAAAGGCACGTTGATTGTCTCTCTGATCGACGCAGAAAGTGATCAGGTGGTATGGAGAGGTTATGCCTCAGGAATTTTCAAAGGAAGTGAAAATTCCAATAACCACTACCGAAGTGTCGTCCGGAGGATTTTTGACCAGTACCCGCTCTTCGCCAAAGGCTACGACCCCCGCAGGTATAGCGAACAAGTAGGACGCTGA
- the aroB gene encoding 3-dehydroquinate synthase, which translates to MNQTVEIAPIAESIKAFFSTRSYSNAIVIADNNTKKHCYPLIKESLPKHNLVVVKSGEEHKTLISCELIWGEMTKAELDRHAVVINIGGGVIGDMGGFCASVYKRGIDFIQIPTTLLSQVDASVGGKLGIDFQGFKNHLGVFKLPESVLIDPVFLKSLSERELRSGFAEIIKHCLIADGDKWEQLRTIDFERQNWADLIAHSVKIKKWVVDQDPTEKGLRKILNFGHTLGHAVETHFLSKPAGQKLLHGEAIAVGMIMEGYISRSRKMIDNELLDQMEEFIFATYGKVNIKPDDVEAIIQHTRQDKKNKGKEIRFSLLKGAGECAFDVVVTAAEMRKAIAYYMA; encoded by the coding sequence ATGAATCAAACAGTAGAAATTGCCCCCATTGCCGAGAGTATAAAAGCTTTTTTTAGTACCAGAAGTTATTCCAATGCCATCGTGATAGCCGATAACAATACCAAAAAGCATTGTTATCCATTGATTAAAGAAAGTTTACCAAAGCATAATCTGGTTGTAGTCAAGAGTGGTGAAGAACATAAAACATTGATTTCCTGTGAATTGATATGGGGAGAGATGACAAAAGCGGAACTGGACAGGCACGCAGTTGTTATCAACATAGGAGGTGGGGTAATTGGAGATATGGGTGGTTTTTGTGCCTCGGTGTATAAAAGGGGTATTGATTTTATACAAATTCCCACAACTCTCCTGTCTCAGGTAGACGCAAGCGTAGGAGGGAAGTTAGGTATTGATTTTCAGGGTTTTAAGAATCATCTGGGGGTATTTAAGTTACCTGAAAGTGTTTTGATAGATCCGGTGTTTTTAAAGTCATTGTCGGAACGGGAGCTGAGGTCGGGTTTTGCGGAAATTATCAAGCATTGCCTGATAGCAGACGGGGACAAGTGGGAGCAGCTGAGAACGATTGATTTTGAGAGGCAAAACTGGGCGGACCTGATCGCTCATTCTGTTAAAATTAAAAAATGGGTGGTTGACCAGGACCCGACCGAAAAAGGACTACGGAAGATCTTGAATTTCGGCCATACGCTCGGACATGCTGTTGAAACTCATTTTCTGAGCAAACCCGCAGGACAGAAACTGCTTCACGGCGAAGCCATTGCGGTGGGTATGATTATGGAAGGGTATATTTCCAGGAGCAGGAAAATGATTGATAATGAGTTGCTTGATCAAATGGAGGAATTTATTTTTGCAACTTACGGAAAAGTAAATATCAAACCAGACGATGTGGAGGCAATAATCCAGCATACGCGTCAGGACAAGAAGAATAAGGGTAAAGAAATTCGTTTTTCGTTGCTTAAAGGAGCAGGAGAATGTGCTTTTGATGTAGTGGTAACAGCGGCAGAAATGCGGAAAGCAATAGCGTATTACATGGCGTAG